The following are encoded in a window of Legionella geestiana genomic DNA:
- a CDS encoding 3-hydroxyacyl-CoA dehydrogenase/enoyl-CoA hydratase family protein — protein sequence MQSPWNIQTIAVLGAGVMGAQIAAHCANAGFATRLYDLPSATGDASAIAVKAIAGLGKLKPPPLGFSGSAAGITACNYDEHLEALLECDLVIEAIAERFDWKEALYKRIIPFLGAHAILVTNTSGLGINALSEALPAALQERFCGVHFFNPPRYMHLCELIPSQKTHPKLCDYLETWLTRFLGKGVVRAKDTPNFVANRIGVFSMLTALHHAKTYELGCDTVDALTGPLIGRPKSATFRTMDVVGLDTLEHVVKTMQNQLPDDPWHALFFLPDWLKGLISAGALGQKSGSGVYRKNGKTIEVYDVESGSYRAAQNGVREEVRALFAVKDPGARFEGLLASTLPEAQFLVACLRDVFHYSAFHLDAIANTARDVDEAMKWGFGWQEGPFETWQKAGMITVFDCVSQAIADGRSPRNATLPAWLAPLTAFYVNDGAFSPAGNALVPPSSLPVYARQLAVARNPMATPEPHETLYENKGVRLWHLADNVAVLSFLSKANSIGEPVLEGMQAALDIAESRCSGVIIWQTDASTFSAGADLKAVGELAVAGEFSAIEGMIERFQKLMMRIKYSPIPVVAALRGRALGGGCELLMHCGAVVAAFESYPGLVEVGVGLIPAGGGCKEMVLRTFEEGIETFATLQKRFQQLATGFVPGSAVEAQKTGYLDAKASWVMHSGEVLYVALERVKAMCAANYRPPLPARFQVYGREGRARLQSGLVNWREGGFISAHDYVLATHLANVLCGGEVYGGQWVDEDWMLHLEREAFMALVKTPETQARIRAMLETGKPLRN from the coding sequence ATGCAATCTCCTTGGAACATCCAAACAATCGCCGTACTGGGAGCCGGAGTCATGGGCGCTCAGATTGCCGCCCACTGCGCCAACGCGGGTTTTGCAACGCGACTGTATGATTTACCAAGCGCCACAGGCGATGCCAGTGCCATTGCAGTCAAAGCCATCGCAGGCCTTGGGAAGCTGAAACCGCCACCGCTTGGGTTTTCAGGGTCGGCTGCCGGCATCACGGCGTGTAATTATGACGAGCACCTTGAAGCGCTGCTGGAATGTGACCTTGTCATTGAAGCGATTGCCGAGCGTTTTGACTGGAAAGAAGCGCTTTATAAGCGCATTATCCCGTTCCTTGGCGCACACGCGATTCTTGTAACCAACACTTCAGGCCTTGGTATTAATGCGCTCTCAGAGGCACTGCCAGCGGCACTTCAAGAGCGTTTTTGTGGCGTACACTTTTTTAATCCGCCGCGTTACATGCATCTTTGTGAACTGATTCCTTCTCAAAAGACACATCCGAAACTTTGCGATTATCTGGAAACCTGGCTCACCCGTTTTCTTGGTAAAGGGGTGGTGCGCGCTAAAGATACTCCTAATTTTGTAGCAAACCGTATCGGCGTGTTTTCCATGCTCACGGCATTGCATCATGCAAAAACCTATGAGCTTGGCTGTGATACCGTGGATGCCCTCACAGGTCCATTGATTGGCCGCCCTAAATCGGCGACGTTTCGTACCATGGATGTGGTGGGGCTTGATACCCTGGAGCACGTGGTCAAGACCATGCAAAACCAGTTGCCGGATGACCCCTGGCATGCGCTTTTTTTCCTGCCTGACTGGCTTAAAGGCCTTATCAGTGCTGGCGCGCTTGGACAAAAATCCGGTAGTGGGGTGTATCGCAAAAACGGTAAAACCATCGAAGTGTATGACGTTGAAAGCGGCAGTTACCGTGCCGCTCAAAATGGCGTGCGGGAAGAGGTGCGCGCCCTGTTTGCGGTCAAAGACCCCGGCGCGCGTTTCGAGGGACTTCTTGCATCCACGCTCCCGGAAGCCCAGTTTCTGGTCGCCTGCCTGCGGGATGTCTTTCATTACAGCGCCTTTCATCTGGACGCAATCGCCAATACTGCGCGTGATGTCGATGAGGCCATGAAATGGGGTTTTGGCTGGCAGGAAGGGCCCTTTGAAACCTGGCAGAAAGCGGGCATGATAACAGTATTTGACTGTGTTTCGCAGGCGATTGCAGATGGCAGGTCGCCTCGCAATGCCACTCTGCCGGCATGGCTTGCACCGTTAACCGCGTTTTATGTGAATGATGGTGCGTTCAGCCCGGCAGGAAACGCACTGGTGCCGCCATCATCACTGCCAGTTTACGCGCGCCAGCTTGCAGTCGCACGCAACCCCATGGCGACTCCAGAACCGCACGAGACCCTTTACGAAAATAAAGGGGTGCGTCTGTGGCATCTTGCCGACAATGTGGCGGTACTGAGCTTTTTGAGCAAGGCAAACAGCATTGGCGAGCCGGTGCTTGAGGGCATGCAGGCGGCTCTTGATATCGCAGAAAGTCGTTGCAGTGGCGTCATTATCTGGCAGACGGACGCCTCTACTTTCAGTGCGGGTGCTGATTTAAAAGCCGTTGGCGAACTTGCGGTGGCAGGTGAATTTTCAGCCATCGAAGGCATGATAGAACGCTTTCAGAAGCTGATGATGCGCATCAAATACAGTCCGATTCCAGTCGTTGCCGCACTACGCGGCAGAGCGCTTGGTGGCGGGTGTGAACTCTTGATGCATTGTGGAGCAGTGGTTGCCGCTTTTGAATCTTATCCGGGGCTTGTAGAAGTTGGTGTAGGATTGATTCCAGCCGGGGGCGGCTGTAAGGAAATGGTGCTTCGTACCTTTGAAGAGGGCATCGAAACCTTCGCTACGCTGCAAAAGCGTTTTCAGCAGCTTGCGACAGGATTTGTGCCGGGTTCTGCCGTTGAGGCGCAGAAAACGGGCTATCTTGATGCAAAAGCTTCATGGGTCATGCACTCTGGAGAGGTTTTATATGTAGCGCTTGAGCGCGTGAAGGCGATGTGTGCCGCAAACTATCGCCCGCCGCTGCCGGCGCGTTTTCAGGTATACGGACGTGAAGGGCGCGCGCGCCTGCAAAGCGGGCTTGTCAACTGGCGTGAGGGTGGGTTTATCAGTGCGCATGATTACGTGCTGGCAACACACCTTGCCAATGTGCTCTGTGGCGGCGAGGTGTATGGTGGTCAGTGGGTGGATGAGGACTGGATGCTGCATCTTGAGCGTGAAGCATTTATGGCGCTTGTGAAGACACCAGAAACACAGGCACGTATCCGCGCCATGCTCGAAACCGGCAAACCACTGCGTAACTGA
- a CDS encoding saccharopine dehydrogenase family protein, whose amino-acid sequence MYNVLITGAGKIGSLIACLLGNSGDYAIHLADSSFEGSDVSRLLGHMSSIRTVALDVNDVNATKDYMKQQGIVAVISSLPYFLNPKVAEAARAAGAHYFDLTEDTAVTDAVKAIAEGAGSAFVPQCGLAPGFISIAANSLMSAFDTCLHARLRVGALPQRASNALHYSLTWSTDGVINEYGNPCFGIAAGEPVTVAPLEGLESIQIDGCEYEAFNTSGGLGSLAEVYLGRVQTLDYKTIRYPGHCEKMRFLMNDLRLNDDRATLRRVLENAIPKTRQDIVIVYVSVEGILNGELTEKSYLKKIFPMEIAGLEWSAIQISTASGVCAVVDLVLGQANEYRGFVLQEKFALEAVLANRFGKYYAGEQ is encoded by the coding sequence ATGTATAACGTACTCATAACTGGAGCAGGGAAAATAGGAAGCCTCATCGCGTGCCTTTTGGGCAACAGCGGCGATTACGCAATTCATCTTGCTGACAGCAGCTTTGAAGGAAGCGATGTTTCGCGCCTTCTTGGCCATATGTCATCGATTCGCACGGTGGCGCTTGATGTCAACGATGTCAATGCCACAAAAGACTACATGAAACAGCAGGGCATTGTTGCGGTCATTTCCAGCCTGCCTTATTTTTTAAACCCCAAAGTTGCTGAAGCGGCACGTGCTGCCGGTGCGCATTATTTCGATTTGACGGAAGATACGGCCGTAACCGATGCCGTCAAGGCCATCGCCGAAGGTGCTGGCAGTGCGTTTGTACCGCAGTGCGGACTCGCTCCAGGCTTTATCAGCATCGCTGCCAACAGCCTGATGTCCGCATTTGATACCTGCCTGCATGCCCGTCTTCGCGTAGGCGCTCTGCCGCAGCGAGCCAGCAATGCGCTGCATTATTCGCTGACCTGGTCAACAGACGGTGTTATCAACGAATACGGCAACCCCTGTTTTGGTATTGCCGCAGGCGAGCCCGTCACAGTGGCGCCGCTTGAAGGGCTTGAGTCCATTCAGATAGACGGCTGCGAATATGAAGCTTTTAATACCTCGGGCGGGCTTGGAAGCCTTGCCGAAGTATACCTGGGACGCGTGCAGACGCTCGATTACAAAACCATCCGCTACCCCGGGCATTGTGAGAAAATGCGTTTTCTCATGAACGACCTGCGTCTCAATGATGACCGTGCCACGCTGCGCCGCGTGCTTGAAAATGCCATTCCCAAAACACGCCAGGACATTGTCATTGTTTACGTTTCAGTCGAAGGCATCCTGAACGGTGAGCTGACGGAAAAAAGTTACCTTAAAAAAATCTTCCCGATGGAGATTGCGGGGCTTGAATGGTCGGCTATCCAGATCAGTACGGCAAGCGGCGTGTGTGCCGTGGTTGATCTTGTACTGGGTCAGGCGAATGAATACCGTGGGTTTGTGCTGCAGGAGAAATTTGCCCTGGAAGCGGTACTTGCCAACCGTTTCGGAAAATACTATGCCGGAGAGCAATAA
- the lnt gene encoding apolipoprotein N-acyltransferase, with the protein MLPLPLTEAVPVGIHSRLQRLVRMLRPLLAGLLLPLGFAPFHLPGLVFLGIAFLILVLRGQSGREAFISGLLFGLGYFGFGVSWVFVSVHEYGHLNMVASALITAGFTTLLALLPASTCALWVILARTQKPLFSSLLFAAIWTLSEALRAAVMPGFPWLLLAGSQVDTPPGFLLPVIGIFGTGFMTCFAALLLAHGMDARIQRRQWWLLSGVAMILLPSALQHISWTTLAEKPLTVGVVQANLSMRDKWDETLFWELMAHYEKKIAGLLGTELIILPESAIPLPESWISDVLARLDHDADAAGSALLLGIPRPANENETLFYNSLLGVGRAHGSYLKQQLVPFGEYIPSAFSGITARLGIPEANILPGSNHQKPVRIHGHPIASLICYELGYGEVLRRQLPRAEWIVSVSDDGWFGKSLALYQHLQMAQALSLQAARYQVVANNDGLSAIIDPRGRIVDSLPAFSEGVLKSHIYPATGTTPWIRFGDAPALILATLLLLIALLPLAVRIKREYSWQPES; encoded by the coding sequence ATGCTCCCCCTGCCCCTTACCGAAGCCGTACCAGTCGGCATACATTCACGTCTTCAGCGCCTCGTGCGTATGCTGCGACCACTCCTTGCCGGACTGCTCCTCCCGCTGGGCTTCGCACCCTTTCACCTGCCGGGGCTCGTGTTTCTCGGGATTGCCTTTCTGATACTGGTGCTTCGAGGTCAGTCGGGGCGTGAGGCTTTTATCAGCGGTCTGCTTTTTGGTCTTGGTTATTTTGGATTCGGGGTATCGTGGGTATTTGTGAGCGTACACGAATACGGACACCTCAATATGGTGGCAAGCGCCCTCATTACTGCGGGCTTTACCACACTGCTTGCCCTGCTGCCGGCCAGCACCTGCGCGCTGTGGGTGATACTTGCCCGCACTCAAAAGCCGCTCTTTTCAAGCCTGCTGTTTGCAGCCATCTGGACACTCTCTGAGGCACTGCGTGCCGCCGTGATGCCAGGCTTTCCCTGGCTGCTGCTTGCCGGCAGTCAGGTGGATACACCACCAGGCTTTCTGTTGCCCGTTATCGGTATTTTTGGTACCGGGTTTATGACCTGTTTTGCCGCACTGCTGCTGGCACACGGAATGGATGCCCGCATACAACGGCGTCAATGGTGGCTTTTGAGCGGTGTGGCGATGATTCTCCTGCCCTCGGCTCTGCAACATATTTCATGGACGACCCTTGCGGAAAAGCCGCTCACGGTCGGCGTGGTTCAGGCCAATCTTTCGATGCGCGATAAATGGGATGAAACCCTCTTCTGGGAGCTGATGGCGCATTACGAGAAAAAAATCGCGGGCCTGCTCGGAACCGAACTCATCATTTTGCCCGAATCGGCCATTCCCCTGCCTGAAAGCTGGATAAGTGACGTACTCGCAAGGCTTGATCATGATGCTGATGCCGCCGGCAGTGCGCTGCTCCTGGGTATCCCGCGTCCGGCAAATGAAAACGAAACGCTTTTTTACAACTCACTTCTTGGGGTGGGGCGCGCTCATGGCAGCTACCTCAAGCAGCAGCTGGTGCCTTTTGGAGAATACATTCCCTCCGCGTTTTCAGGCATTACCGCGCGTCTTGGCATTCCTGAAGCCAACATCCTTCCCGGCAGCAACCACCAAAAACCCGTGCGCATTCACGGTCACCCCATCGCATCCCTCATTTGTTATGAACTGGGATATGGTGAGGTGCTGCGCCGCCAGCTCCCGCGTGCTGAGTGGATTGTATCCGTCAGTGATGACGGCTGGTTTGGAAAATCACTCGCGCTCTATCAGCACCTGCAGATGGCACAGGCGCTGTCACTACAGGCGGCACGCTATCAGGTGGTTGCCAACAATGACGGTCTATCTGCCATCATCGACCCGCGGGGCCGAATCGTCGACAGTCTCCCCGCCTTCAGCGAAGGCGTGCTGAAAAGTCACATTTACCCCGCGACAGGCACCACGCCCTGGATACGCTTCGGGGACGCACCCGCTCTGATACTTGCGACACTGCTTCTGCTTATAGCCCTTCTGCCCCTTGCTGTCAGGATAAAGAGGGAGTATTCTTGGCAACCCGAGTCATAA
- the lptE gene encoding LPS assembly lipoprotein LptE, with translation MKTVRPLLVIGFALIISACGFQLRGFSDIPAWLDSVAVVSQEQNRDMMTILRERLEAWHVPVYVEQNRAHFWLFLGEETIQRQITNVAASTAPRQYQLIYTIRFWLQTREGVMRVPPASISIAKQLTINNDRILGSDEEEARMVHEMQQDAATQILARIGREGMNSAKAAKPPAPRRP, from the coding sequence ATGAAAACCGTCCGGCCGCTACTGGTGATTGGCTTTGCGCTTATTATCAGCGCATGCGGCTTTCAACTGCGAGGCTTCTCAGACATACCCGCCTGGCTTGACAGTGTGGCCGTTGTCTCGCAGGAGCAAAACCGCGACATGATGACGATTCTTCGCGAGCGTCTGGAAGCCTGGCATGTCCCAGTATATGTCGAACAGAATCGCGCGCATTTCTGGCTGTTTCTCGGCGAGGAAACCATACAGCGCCAGATAACCAACGTTGCTGCCAGCACCGCACCCCGCCAGTACCAGCTTATCTACACCATTCGCTTCTGGTTGCAGACCCGCGAGGGAGTAATGCGGGTTCCCCCCGCCAGCATTTCTATTGCGAAACAGCTCACCATCAACAATGACCGTATTCTTGGCTCAGACGAAGAGGAGGCTCGCATGGTGCATGAAATGCAGCAGGATGCCGCAACTCAGATTCTTGCCCGTATCGGCCGCGAAGGCATGAACAGCGCCAAAGCGGCGAAACCACCTGCGCCCCGGCGCCCCTAG
- a CDS encoding acetyl-CoA C-acyltransferase → MTNVYVVDVIRTPVGKAPRGVFRHTLPDDLLAHTIKSISKRNEGVDWSAVSDVVVGCAMPEAEQGMNVARIGSLLADLPVSVPAMTINRFCSSGVQSIATAAAGMLHQGGMLALAGGVESMSMVPMGGNKYTQNPSIFENAHISIAYGMGITAENVAKRYGISREAQDAFAFESHQRALKAQERGDFTAEISPVMTLLRNANLQSDRVDTAERLISIDEGPRADTTLEAISRLKPVFALHGTVTAGNSSQMSDGAAMALLATEEGLKRFNLTPMGRLLSYAVAGVPPEIMGIGPVEAIPLALKRAGLALSDIDWIELNEAFAAQALAVIETLDLPREKVNPLGGAIALGHPLGATGAIRTATLLHGLRRTGGRYGMVTMCIGTGMGAAAIFERL, encoded by the coding sequence ATGACTAATGTGTATGTAGTGGATGTTATCCGCACACCGGTTGGCAAGGCTCCACGCGGTGTATTTCGGCATACGCTGCCGGATGATTTGCTGGCGCACACCATAAAAAGTATTAGTAAGCGCAACGAGGGCGTTGACTGGTCAGCCGTCAGCGATGTCGTCGTTGGCTGTGCGATGCCTGAAGCGGAACAGGGAATGAATGTTGCCCGTATTGGCTCGCTGCTGGCAGACCTGCCGGTGTCGGTTCCCGCGATGACTATCAACCGTTTTTGCTCGTCAGGCGTGCAGAGTATCGCTACAGCTGCCGCCGGCATGCTGCATCAGGGCGGTATGCTCGCACTCGCCGGCGGTGTAGAGAGTATGTCCATGGTGCCGATGGGGGGGAATAAGTACACGCAAAACCCGTCCATTTTTGAGAATGCGCACATCAGCATTGCCTATGGCATGGGAATAACGGCTGAAAACGTTGCCAAACGTTACGGTATCAGCCGTGAAGCACAGGACGCGTTTGCATTCGAGAGCCATCAGCGGGCACTTAAGGCGCAGGAGCGCGGTGATTTTACTGCGGAAATTTCGCCAGTCATGACGCTTTTGCGTAATGCCAATCTTCAGTCAGACAGGGTTGATACCGCTGAACGCTTGATTAGTATTGATGAAGGGCCGCGTGCGGATACGACACTGGAGGCCATCAGCCGTTTAAAGCCGGTTTTTGCCCTTCACGGCACCGTAACGGCCGGTAACAGCTCCCAGATGAGTGATGGTGCCGCCATGGCGCTCCTTGCAACGGAAGAGGGTTTGAAGCGCTTTAACCTGACTCCCATGGGGCGGCTTTTGAGTTATGCCGTTGCCGGCGTTCCTCCTGAAATCATGGGGATAGGTCCTGTTGAGGCCATTCCACTGGCCCTCAAACGCGCGGGGCTTGCGCTTTCAGACATCGACTGGATTGAACTGAACGAAGCTTTTGCTGCCCAGGCACTCGCCGTTATTGAAACGCTTGATTTACCCCGTGAAAAGGTCAACCCGCTCGGTGGTGCCATAGCACTTGGTCATCCGCTTGGCGCAACCGGCGCGATACGT
- the leuS gene encoding leucine--tRNA ligase, whose translation MDTTYIPQKIEEQAQHYWQKKQSFSVTEDLNREKFYCLSMFPYPSGTLHMGHVRNYTLGDVIARYQRALGKNVLQPIGWDAFGLPAENAAIKNGIPPARWTMDNIAAMKAQFMRLGNAYDWRREIATCDPEYYRWEQWFFIKLFEKGLVYKKNALVNWDPVDNTVLANEQVIDGRGWRSGALVERREISQWFIKITAYADELLDGLDSLEHWPSQVKQMQRNWIGRSSGTEVAFPVPDFPKRIKVYTTRADTLMGVTWIAVAPDHPFAREAAARNPEVQAFIDSLNGVRTAEADLATLEKRGVDTGFRATHPLTGEDIPVWVANYVLMQYGTGAVMAVPAHDARDWEFAKRYNLPMREVILPSDGTSHDYTLGAYTEPGVLTRSGAFDGLSSDKAKTEITERLQELHAGKPRVNYRLRDWGVSRQRYWGTPIPMIHCEQCGVVPVPEESLPVVLPENITLTGAGSPLAQCNEFLHTTCPKCGHDATRETDTFDTFVESSWYYARFACKGQENAMLDDRAKYWTPVDQYIGGIEHAIMHLLYARFFHKLMRDEGLVNSDEPFTALLTQGMVLKDGSKMSKSLGNVVDPNHLIDTYGADTARLFMLFAAPPEQSLEWSDSGVEGAHRFLKRVYAFALQHKARILAVNDAIMDGNNHMDWETGDARLKKARHTVHQTLQQANLDYERKQFNTVVSGCMKLFNELSGFTPENELDNAFLHEGFSILLRLLAPMTPHICHYLWMELGFEKAIIDAPMPRVDKAALRCEEVTWVVQVNGKLRAQFVAGVDESEEHLIARAETEAAAFVAGKKRLRAIVVAHRQLINLVVQE comes from the coding sequence ATGGATACCACCTATATACCTCAGAAGATTGAAGAACAGGCCCAGCATTATTGGCAGAAAAAACAATCCTTCAGTGTCACTGAGGATTTAAACCGGGAAAAATTTTACTGCCTCAGCATGTTCCCCTACCCAAGTGGAACCCTGCACATGGGGCACGTACGTAACTACACCCTTGGCGATGTCATTGCCCGCTACCAGCGTGCGCTTGGCAAGAACGTGCTCCAGCCGATTGGCTGGGATGCCTTTGGCCTGCCAGCCGAAAACGCCGCCATTAAAAATGGCATTCCTCCGGCACGCTGGACCATGGATAATATTGCTGCCATGAAAGCGCAGTTCATGCGTCTTGGCAATGCCTATGACTGGCGACGCGAAATCGCCACTTGCGACCCTGAATATTACCGCTGGGAACAATGGTTTTTTATCAAACTCTTTGAAAAAGGCCTTGTGTACAAAAAAAATGCCCTCGTCAACTGGGATCCGGTCGATAACACGGTACTTGCGAATGAGCAGGTCATTGACGGTCGCGGCTGGCGCTCCGGCGCACTCGTTGAACGGCGCGAGATATCGCAGTGGTTTATCAAAATTACCGCCTACGCCGATGAACTTCTGGACGGGCTTGACAGCCTTGAGCACTGGCCGTCACAGGTGAAGCAGATGCAGCGCAACTGGATTGGTCGCTCAAGTGGTACCGAAGTGGCCTTCCCGGTTCCAGACTTTCCAAAGCGCATCAAAGTGTATACCACGCGCGCAGATACGCTGATGGGCGTAACCTGGATTGCCGTAGCGCCTGATCATCCATTTGCACGGGAAGCCGCCGCCCGCAATCCTGAGGTACAGGCCTTCATTGACAGCCTGAACGGCGTGCGTACTGCTGAAGCGGATTTGGCAACGCTTGAAAAACGCGGTGTAGATACCGGTTTTAGGGCAACACATCCCCTCACCGGAGAAGACATTCCTGTATGGGTTGCCAATTATGTCCTGATGCAATACGGCACCGGTGCTGTCATGGCAGTACCGGCACACGACGCGCGCGACTGGGAATTTGCCAAACGCTATAACCTGCCCATGCGCGAAGTGATTCTGCCGTCTGACGGCACTTCGCACGATTACACGCTTGGAGCGTATACAGAGCCGGGCGTGCTGACCCGTTCCGGCGCCTTTGACGGCCTGAGCTCCGACAAGGCCAAAACCGAGATTACCGAACGCCTTCAGGAACTGCATGCCGGCAAGCCTCGCGTCAATTACCGCCTGCGTGACTGGGGTGTATCAAGGCAACGCTACTGGGGCACGCCCATTCCCATGATTCACTGTGAACAGTGTGGCGTGGTGCCCGTACCGGAGGAGTCTCTGCCGGTTGTGCTGCCTGAAAATATCACGCTGACCGGTGCCGGCTCGCCCCTCGCGCAGTGCAACGAATTCTTGCACACCACCTGTCCGAAGTGTGGGCACGATGCGACCCGGGAAACCGATACGTTCGATACCTTTGTGGAATCCTCCTGGTATTATGCGCGATTTGCCTGCAAGGGTCAGGAAAACGCCATGCTCGATGACCGGGCCAAATACTGGACGCCGGTGGATCAGTATATCGGCGGCATTGAGCACGCCATCATGCACCTCCTGTATGCGCGCTTCTTCCACAAACTGATGCGTGATGAGGGACTGGTGAATTCAGATGAGCCGTTCACCGCCTTGCTCACGCAGGGCATGGTGTTGAAAGACGGCAGCAAAATGTCCAAGTCACTTGGCAACGTTGTAGACCCCAATCACTTGATTGACACCTACGGCGCCGATACGGCACGACTGTTTATGCTCTTTGCAGCCCCCCCCGAGCAATCACTGGAGTGGTCTGACAGTGGTGTAGAGGGTGCGCACCGGTTCCTGAAGCGCGTTTATGCCTTTGCCCTGCAGCATAAGGCGCGCATACTTGCCGTAAACGATGCCATCATGGATGGTAACAACCACATGGACTGGGAAACGGGGGATGCACGCCTCAAGAAAGCACGTCATACGGTGCATCAGACGCTGCAGCAGGCTAATCTGGACTATGAGCGCAAACAGTTTAATACGGTCGTCTCCGGTTGCATGAAGCTCTTTAATGAGCTCTCAGGCTTTACTCCGGAAAATGAACTGGACAACGCATTTTTGCATGAAGGCTTCAGCATTCTCCTGCGGCTTCTTGCCCCGATGACGCCACACATCTGCCATTATCTCTGGATGGAGCTTGGCTTTGAGAAGGCCATCATTGACGCACCCATGCCGCGCGTTGACAAGGCCGCCCTTCGCTGTGAGGAAGTCACCTGGGTGGTGCAGGTCAATGGAAAACTGCGTGCGCAGTTTGTGGCAGGAGTTGACGAGAGCGAGGAGCATCTCATTGCACGTGCCGAAACTGAGGCTGCAGCGTTTGTTGCCGGTAAAAAGCGCCTGCGTGCCATTGTAGTGGCCCATCGTCAGCTCATTAACCTGGTGGTACAGGAATGA
- a CDS encoding L-piperidine-6-carboxylate dehydrogenase — protein sequence MTLLKSLGIEPLNPGAFSGSTVAGNLEGRRLVSFNPSTGERLAEVATCTMEDYHVLMERLQKAFLAWREVPAPQRGNIIRQMGDALRRHKDALGSLVALEMGKSKQEGDGEVQEMIDIADFAVGQSRMLYGKTMHSERPMHRMYEQWHPYGVVGVISAFNFPVAVWAWNAFIAAICGNVTLWKPSAKTPLCAIAVQHICNAVLTENNCPEIFALCIPESHAIADAMVEDTRIPLVSFTGSTAVGRTVAAKVATRLGRSILELGGNNAIILDESADLNLAIPAIVFGAVGTAGQRCTSTRRLFVPRACHDDIVERLRKAYAQVTIGNPLDTKNLMGPLIDAGAVNQFRDAIARIAKAGGRIVYGGEALTGDGHFVQPTLVCGVENQWDIVQEETFAPILYVMPYDTLEEAIALQNAVPQGLSSALFTTTLSHAERFLSAMGSDCGIANINIGTSGAEIGGAFGGEKETGGGRESGSDAWKGYMRRQTNTINWGKTLPLAQGIRFEL from the coding sequence ATGACCTTGTTAAAATCGCTTGGAATTGAGCCACTGAATCCCGGAGCCTTCAGTGGCTCCACTGTAGCCGGTAACCTTGAAGGGCGACGGCTTGTCTCGTTTAACCCCTCCACCGGTGAACGACTGGCAGAAGTTGCCACCTGTACCATGGAAGATTATCACGTGCTGATGGAGCGCCTGCAAAAAGCGTTTCTCGCATGGCGCGAAGTGCCTGCACCGCAGCGTGGAAACATTATCCGGCAGATGGGGGATGCCCTTCGCCGCCATAAGGACGCGCTGGGGAGTCTTGTAGCGCTTGAGATGGGAAAATCGAAGCAGGAAGGCGATGGCGAAGTCCAGGAAATGATAGACATCGCTGATTTTGCGGTTGGGCAATCGCGCATGCTTTACGGTAAAACCATGCATTCAGAGCGTCCCATGCACCGCATGTATGAGCAGTGGCACCCCTATGGCGTTGTTGGGGTCATTTCGGCGTTTAATTTTCCGGTAGCGGTATGGGCCTGGAATGCGTTTATTGCGGCCATCTGTGGTAACGTGACGCTCTGGAAACCTTCGGCGAAAACGCCGCTTTGCGCCATTGCCGTGCAGCATATCTGCAACGCAGTACTCACTGAAAATAACTGCCCGGAAATTTTTGCGCTCTGCATCCCGGAGTCACACGCCATTGCCGATGCGATGGTAGAAGATACACGCATTCCGCTGGTGTCGTTCACAGGCTCAACGGCCGTTGGCCGCACGGTTGCTGCAAAAGTAGCCACACGCCTTGGCAGAAGCATTCTGGAGCTTGGGGGCAACAACGCCATTATTCTTGATGAGAGCGCTGATTTAAACCTTGCCATCCCCGCCATTGTTTTTGGAGCGGTGGGTACGGCCGGGCAGCGGTGCACCTCAACCCGGCGCCTGTTTGTGCCGCGCGCGTGTCATGATGACATTGTTGAGCGTCTGCGAAAGGCGTATGCACAGGTGACCATCGGCAACCCTCTGGATACGAAAAACCTCATGGGTCCGTTGATTGATGCGGGTGCGGTTAACCAGTTTCGTGATGCCATCGCGCGCATTGCCAAAGCCGGCGGGCGTATTGTGTATGGGGGCGAAGCACTCACGGGTGACGGACATTTTGTGCAGCCGACACTGGTTTGTGGTGTTGAAAACCAGTGGGACATTGTGCAGGAAGAAACCTTTGCGCCTATTCTCTATGTGATGCCCTATGACACGCTGGAAGAAGCCATTGCTCTGCAGAATGCGGTGCCGCAGGGCTTGTCCTCTGCACTTTTCACGACCACGCTGTCGCATGCTGAACGGTTTTTATCGGCTATGGGCAGTGACTGCGGTATTGCCAATATTAATATCGGCACCAGTGGTGCTGAAATCGGTGGCGCGTTTGGCGGCGAAAAAGAAACAGGCGGTGGCCGTGAATCCGGTTCAGACGCCTGGAAGGGCTATATGCGCCGACAGACCAACACCATTAACTGGGGCAAAACGCTGCCGCTGGCACAGGGCATCCGCTTTGAGTTATAG